The following are encoded in a window of Neomicrococcus lactis genomic DNA:
- a CDS encoding fumarylacetoacetate hydrolase family protein, whose translation MNTEFTEAENSAAFGPLPTRPGKIIAIHVAYESRAAQRGRRPEKPSYFLKTSSSLSWSGDVIARPAGTELLAFEGEIALIIGRTARNVSLDEAWGHVGWVTASNDFGIYDFRAADKGSNVRSKGRDGYTPVGPSLIDAQSVDPNNLRVRTWVNGAIAQEDVTRPENMIFPLAQFVADLSQHMTLEVGDVILTGTPAGSSVVVPGDVVEVEVDAPDLGLSSGKLVTAVVEAPAQFDESLGNLPLVDDKQREEAWGSREAAGLPVVAAADETSADQETAASAEDALSPEILEKLKSTPTAGLSAQLRARGLNQVVIEGVRPLTPGTKLVGLAKTLRFLPGREDLFKSHGGGYNAQMRAFDAVKPGEVLVIEARNESGSGTLGDILAIRAKFNGAAGVVTDGGVRDVAAVTEIGLPVFTRGAHPAVLGRKHVPWDYDIAIACGNATVVPGDVIVGDDDGVIVIPRGMVEEVVEAAHAKEFEDAWVAERVAEGHPVDGLFPPTGEWKAQFEAYRDQQSGN comes from the coding sequence ATGAATACTGAGTTCACAGAGGCAGAAAATTCGGCCGCATTCGGCCCACTGCCTACCCGCCCAGGCAAGATCATCGCGATTCATGTCGCGTACGAATCCCGGGCTGCTCAGCGGGGACGCCGACCCGAAAAACCCTCTTATTTCCTGAAAACTTCAAGTTCATTGTCATGGTCTGGCGATGTCATTGCTCGTCCGGCCGGCACCGAACTATTGGCCTTTGAGGGCGAAATCGCGCTCATCATTGGCCGAACCGCTCGTAATGTTTCGCTCGACGAGGCGTGGGGCCATGTTGGTTGGGTGACTGCATCCAATGACTTTGGAATATACGATTTCCGCGCAGCAGATAAAGGTTCGAATGTTCGATCCAAAGGGCGCGATGGTTACACGCCTGTAGGGCCTTCGCTGATCGACGCCCAGTCGGTAGACCCCAACAATCTTCGGGTTCGCACGTGGGTCAATGGTGCTATCGCTCAAGAAGATGTCACTCGTCCCGAAAACATGATTTTCCCGCTTGCGCAGTTCGTTGCGGATCTGTCCCAGCACATGACGCTTGAAGTGGGAGACGTCATTCTTACCGGAACCCCCGCCGGCTCATCCGTGGTGGTCCCCGGAGACGTGGTGGAAGTCGAAGTTGACGCTCCTGACTTGGGACTTTCCTCCGGAAAGTTGGTGACCGCTGTGGTGGAAGCCCCTGCTCAGTTCGATGAATCGCTGGGCAACCTGCCGCTCGTCGACGACAAGCAGCGCGAAGAGGCATGGGGTTCACGCGAAGCTGCCGGATTGCCAGTTGTTGCGGCAGCTGATGAGACGTCGGCTGATCAAGAAACCGCGGCTTCGGCTGAAGACGCTTTGTCTCCAGAGATTCTTGAGAAGTTGAAGTCCACCCCCACGGCCGGCCTCTCCGCTCAGCTGCGTGCTCGCGGCCTCAACCAGGTTGTCATCGAAGGAGTCCGCCCACTGACTCCGGGCACCAAGCTGGTAGGTCTCGCCAAGACGTTGCGTTTCTTGCCGGGCCGTGAAGATCTGTTCAAGTCACATGGTGGCGGCTACAACGCTCAAATGCGCGCGTTTGATGCGGTCAAGCCCGGTGAAGTTCTGGTCATTGAGGCTCGCAACGAGTCTGGCTCAGGAACGCTGGGGGATATCCTCGCGATTCGTGCCAAGTTCAATGGTGCCGCCGGCGTCGTGACTGACGGTGGCGTTCGTGACGTCGCAGCTGTCACGGAGATCGGCCTGCCGGTGTTCACTCGCGGCGCTCATCCTGCAGTGCTTGGCCGGAAGCATGTGCCTTGGGACTACGACATCGCTATCGCCTGCGGCAACGCCACGGTGGTTCCGGGTGACGTGATCGTGGGCGACGACGACGGTGTCATCGTCATTCCACGAGGCATGGTCGAGGAAGTCGTTGAGGCCGCTCACGCCAAGGAGTTTGAAGATGCGTGGGTCGCCGAGCGTGTTGCTGAAGGCCACCCAGTAGACGGACTTTTCCCGCCGACCGGTGAGTGGAAAGCACAGTTCGAGGCCTACCGCGACCAGCAGTCAGGGAATTAA
- a CDS encoding HpcH/HpaI aldolase family protein, with the protein MSFRVELPQNFRQRLEDATGPLVGMWACAGSPTTAEILAASGPDWIMIDAEHSPVGLESTLDLLRAMAPYPATSVVRLPALDPVLIKQFLDLGAQNLVIPMIDNVEQAELAVASVNYPPHGIRGVGSALGRSSRWNLVNDYLNRAPEFISLTLQIESVEAVNNIVAISTLEGVDSLFIGPSDLAASMGYLGQQNHPEVVKTISHCIQVAKDAGKKVGINAFDPVQARDYVNMGVDFILIAADVQLLAKASQQLLADFRSE; encoded by the coding sequence ATGTCGTTTCGTGTAGAACTTCCGCAGAACTTCAGACAGCGCCTCGAAGACGCCACCGGACCGCTCGTCGGTATGTGGGCGTGTGCCGGTTCCCCTACGACGGCGGAGATTCTGGCTGCTTCAGGACCTGACTGGATCATGATCGACGCCGAGCACTCACCAGTTGGCTTGGAATCGACCCTCGACCTCCTGAGGGCCATGGCACCGTACCCTGCAACGTCAGTGGTGCGGCTGCCAGCGCTCGATCCCGTGCTGATCAAGCAGTTCTTGGACCTTGGCGCGCAGAACCTGGTCATTCCCATGATCGACAACGTGGAGCAAGCCGAGCTTGCGGTCGCTTCCGTGAACTATCCGCCTCATGGCATCCGTGGGGTGGGTAGTGCACTGGGGCGCTCGTCCCGCTGGAATCTGGTGAACGATTACTTGAACCGGGCACCCGAGTTCATTTCGCTCACGCTACAGATCGAGTCGGTGGAAGCCGTGAACAACATCGTGGCGATCTCTACCCTCGAGGGCGTGGATTCGCTGTTCATCGGCCCTTCTGATCTTGCGGCGTCCATGGGTTACCTCGGCCAGCAAAACCACCCGGAGGTCGTGAAAACCATTAGTCACTGCATCCAGGTCGCAAAAGACGCAGGCAAGAAGGTGGGCATCAACGCTTTTGATCCCGTTCAAGCCCGCGACTACGTGAACATGGGCGTTGACTTCATCCTGATCGCCGCGGACGTGCAGTTGCTGGCGAAGGCTTCGCAGCAATTATTGGCCGATTTCCGTAGCGAATAG
- a CDS encoding FAD-binding monooxygenase — MQFHHHGYVSTDPRVQPAAGIGLNRSAELPDEMDVLIVGTGPAGMIAAAQLSMFPNINTRIIERRASRLEIGQADGIQARSVETFQAFGFARQLINEAYWITEMAFWKPDPENPENIIRTAQPKDDPTGISEFPHLIVNQARILDYFAEYMKMSPTRMEPDFGYEFLDLTIDRSQEYPVEARLRYTAGPNEGQERTVRAKYVIGCDGARSGVRRAIGRKLEGDQANHAWGVMDVLANTDFPDIRLKCAIQSHEGGNILLIPREGGHLFRMYVDLGVVTEEQSKTIRQTTIDEIIARANKIIAPYTLDVKNVAWHSVYEVGHRLTDKFDDLPNDSTDDETPRVFITGDACHTHSAKAGQGMNVSMQDGWNIAWKLGNVLSGRSSERLLNTYSRERQVIAKNLIDFDKEWSTLMATRPEDLPDPQYLEEFYVKTAEFPAGFMTEYTESMITGTKEHQELASGFPVGKRFHSARAVRRGDANPLEIGHQHTADGRWRIYVFADDATQTDETSKLNAWAKWFKEDATSPLNQFTPADGDEDAIFDTKVIYQQPHLEIEVTSAPKAFVPQCGPFKLDVLENVYAALPEDDIFEKRGISRSGAVVVVRPDQYVSGVFSLEDTAGLTAFFEGALAK; from the coding sequence ATGCAGTTTCACCATCACGGGTACGTCTCAACAGACCCACGAGTCCAGCCAGCCGCAGGAATCGGTCTGAATCGTTCGGCAGAGTTGCCGGATGAAATGGACGTTCTGATCGTTGGCACCGGTCCTGCCGGCATGATCGCAGCAGCTCAGTTGTCCATGTTCCCGAACATCAACACGCGCATCATTGAGCGCCGCGCTAGCCGCCTTGAAATCGGTCAGGCAGACGGCATTCAGGCTCGAAGCGTGGAGACGTTCCAGGCCTTCGGCTTCGCTCGCCAGCTCATCAATGAGGCTTACTGGATCACCGAGATGGCGTTCTGGAAGCCAGATCCAGAGAACCCAGAAAACATCATTCGCACGGCTCAGCCGAAGGATGACCCCACGGGCATCAGCGAGTTCCCTCACTTGATCGTGAATCAGGCTCGCATCTTGGACTACTTCGCTGAGTACATGAAGATGTCACCGACCCGCATGGAGCCGGACTTCGGCTACGAGTTCCTGGATCTGACGATCGATCGCAGCCAGGAATACCCGGTAGAGGCTCGCTTGCGCTACACCGCGGGCCCCAACGAGGGTCAGGAGCGCACCGTTCGCGCAAAGTACGTGATCGGTTGCGACGGCGCTCGCTCCGGTGTTCGCCGCGCGATCGGCCGCAAGCTCGAAGGTGACCAGGCAAACCACGCCTGGGGCGTCATGGACGTCTTGGCCAACACGGACTTCCCAGACATCCGCCTTAAGTGCGCCATCCAGTCCCACGAGGGCGGCAACATCCTGTTGATCCCACGCGAAGGCGGCCACTTGTTCCGCATGTACGTGGATCTCGGTGTGGTGACTGAAGAGCAGAGCAAGACCATCCGTCAGACCACCATCGACGAGATCATTGCCCGCGCCAACAAGATCATCGCGCCATACACGCTCGACGTGAAGAACGTCGCGTGGCACTCGGTCTACGAGGTGGGCCACCGCCTCACGGACAAGTTCGATGACCTCCCGAATGATTCGACCGATGACGAGACCCCGCGCGTCTTCATCACGGGCGATGCTTGCCACACGCACTCCGCCAAGGCCGGCCAGGGCATGAACGTGTCCATGCAGGACGGTTGGAACATCGCGTGGAAGCTCGGCAACGTCTTGTCCGGACGTAGCTCGGAGCGCTTGTTGAACACCTACTCGCGCGAACGTCAGGTCATCGCGAAGAACCTCATTGACTTCGACAAGGAATGGTCCACGCTCATGGCTACCCGGCCTGAGGACCTTCCAGACCCTCAGTACCTTGAAGAGTTCTACGTCAAGACGGCCGAGTTCCCCGCTGGCTTCATGACTGAATACACCGAGTCCATGATCACCGGCACCAAGGAACACCAAGAGTTGGCCTCCGGATTCCCAGTGGGCAAGCGTTTCCATTCGGCTCGTGCCGTGCGCAGGGGAGATGCCAACCCGCTCGAGATCGGCCACCAGCACACGGCTGACGGTCGCTGGCGTATCTACGTCTTCGCTGACGACGCTACTCAAACGGACGAAACCTCCAAGCTCAATGCGTGGGCGAAGTGGTTCAAGGAAGACGCCACGTCGCCGCTGAATCAGTTCACGCCGGCTGATGGCGATGAGGATGCGATATTCGACACGAAGGTCATCTACCAGCAGCCTCACCTGGAAATTGAAGTGACGAGTGCGCCGAAGGCGTTCGTCCCGCAGTGTGGCCCGTTCAAGCTGGACGTTCTCGAAAACGTGTATGCGGCGCTTCCGGAAGATGACATCTTTGAAAAGCGAGGAATTTCGCGCTCCGGTGCGGTAGTCGTCGTACGCCCTGATCAGTATGTTTCTGGTGTCTTCAGCCTTGAAGATACCGCGGGGCTCACGGCATTCTTCGAGGGTGCCCTCGCGAAGTAA
- a CDS encoding ABC transporter permease — protein MSEIAATTQNSSNAASLLKRIAAQGGYEAGMMLRNGEQLLLAIILPLLAMIGLVLTPLIDGVSDTRINAVAPGVLALCVVSTAFTGQGITTGFDRRYGVLRFLATTPLGKAGLIAGKALAVLMVVAIQVVVLGAAALIMGWQPFAHGDPVSIIATAIVFILVGVLTFTALGLLIAGSVRPEATLAITNLVWVLLAAVGGLLMPVRHLGGIWGPILEFLPSAALGDGLRSAFYHGEFNGIALLSLVIWGAIATLGASRWFKWD, from the coding sequence ATGAGTGAGATTGCCGCAACCACTCAGAATTCAAGCAACGCCGCTTCCTTGCTCAAGCGCATCGCGGCTCAAGGTGGCTACGAAGCCGGCATGATGTTGCGCAATGGCGAACAGCTGTTGCTTGCGATTATCTTGCCGCTGCTCGCCATGATCGGCTTGGTTCTCACGCCACTCATTGACGGCGTCTCTGACACTCGTATCAACGCCGTGGCGCCAGGCGTCCTGGCGCTGTGTGTCGTCTCTACGGCTTTCACAGGACAGGGCATCACCACTGGTTTTGATCGCCGCTACGGCGTGCTGCGCTTCTTGGCAACCACTCCCCTTGGCAAAGCCGGTCTGATTGCTGGCAAGGCACTCGCTGTTCTTATGGTCGTAGCCATTCAGGTCGTCGTTCTAGGCGCCGCCGCGTTGATCATGGGTTGGCAGCCATTCGCCCACGGAGACCCAGTTTCCATCATCGCAACGGCGATTGTCTTCATTCTGGTGGGGGTCCTGACGTTCACCGCACTGGGACTCTTGATCGCCGGATCGGTTCGACCAGAAGCCACCTTGGCCATCACCAACTTGGTGTGGGTTCTCTTGGCGGCTGTCGGCGGATTGCTCATGCCTGTCCGTCACCTCGGCGGTATTTGGGGTCCGATCTTGGAGTTCCTCCCCTCAGCTGCGCTCGGCGACGGATTGCGTTCGGCGTTCTATCACGGGGAATTCAACGGGATTGCATTACTTTCCCTCGTTATCTGGGGTGCAATCGCTACCCTTGGAGCATCACGTTGGTTCAAGTGGGACTAA
- the hpaE gene encoding 5-carboxymethyl-2-hydroxymuconate semialdehyde dehydrogenase: MENNLSVRPANLPDKIRHYINGEFVDSIDGETFDVLDPVTNETYIQAASGKKEDIEAAVAAARTAFLEGPWPTMLPRERSRVLHKIADIVESRDQQLAEMESFDSGLPIAQALGQARRAAENFRFFADLIVAQSDDTFKVPGRQINYVNRKPIGVAGLITPWNTPFMLESWKLGPALATGNTVVLKPAEFTPLSASLWAGIFEEAGVPRGVFNLVNGFGETAGDALVKHPGVPLISFTGESRTGQVIFGNAAPFLKGLSMELGGKSPAVVFADADIEAAVDATIFGVFSLNGERCTAGARILVQRDIYDDFVERYAAQAKRVKVGLPSDPATEVGALVHPEHYDKVMSYVEIGKSEGRLVAGGGRPEGFETGNFVAPTVFADVSPDARIFQEEIFGPVVAITPFDTDEEALALANNTKYGLAAYIWTNDLKRAHNFSQKVEAGMVWLNSNNVRDLRTPFGGVKASGLGHEGGYRSIDFYTDQQAVHITLGKVHNPTFGKADADSSH, from the coding sequence TTGGAAAACAACCTCTCCGTAAGACCAGCAAACCTGCCAGATAAGATCCGTCACTACATCAATGGTGAATTTGTTGACTCGATCGATGGCGAGACCTTTGATGTGCTGGATCCGGTCACAAACGAGACCTACATTCAGGCGGCATCCGGCAAGAAGGAAGACATCGAGGCAGCCGTTGCTGCAGCTCGAACTGCCTTCTTGGAAGGCCCATGGCCGACCATGCTGCCACGCGAACGCTCCCGCGTTCTGCACAAGATTGCAGACATCGTGGAGTCCCGCGACCAGCAGCTCGCCGAAATGGAAAGCTTTGATTCCGGTCTGCCAATCGCGCAGGCATTGGGCCAGGCTCGCCGTGCCGCAGAAAACTTCCGCTTTTTCGCAGATTTGATCGTTGCCCAGTCTGATGACACCTTCAAAGTGCCAGGCCGCCAGATCAACTACGTGAACCGCAAGCCAATTGGTGTCGCCGGCCTCATCACCCCATGGAACACCCCGTTCATGTTGGAGTCCTGGAAGCTGGGACCTGCTCTGGCAACCGGTAACACCGTGGTGTTGAAGCCTGCAGAGTTCACGCCGCTGTCCGCATCCTTGTGGGCCGGAATCTTTGAAGAGGCTGGCGTTCCGCGGGGCGTCTTCAACCTCGTCAATGGTTTTGGTGAGACCGCTGGTGACGCTCTCGTGAAGCACCCAGGCGTGCCGCTGATTTCCTTTACCGGCGAGTCCCGCACGGGCCAGGTCATCTTCGGCAACGCCGCTCCATTCCTCAAGGGCCTGTCGATGGAACTCGGCGGCAAGTCTCCAGCTGTTGTCTTCGCCGACGCTGACATTGAAGCAGCTGTGGACGCCACGATCTTCGGTGTGTTCTCGCTCAACGGCGAACGCTGCACGGCTGGTGCACGCATTTTGGTACAGCGCGATATCTACGACGATTTCGTGGAGCGCTACGCCGCCCAAGCAAAGCGCGTCAAGGTTGGTCTTCCAAGCGATCCCGCGACGGAAGTCGGTGCGCTCGTACACCCTGAGCACTACGACAAGGTTATGAGCTACGTCGAGATCGGCAAGTCCGAAGGCCGCCTCGTCGCCGGTGGCGGACGTCCAGAAGGCTTCGAGACCGGTAACTTCGTGGCACCTACCGTCTTCGCAGATGTCTCGCCGGACGCACGCATTTTCCAAGAGGAAATCTTCGGACCCGTTGTCGCCATTACCCCGTTCGACACCGACGAAGAAGCACTCGCCCTTGCGAACAACACGAAGTATGGCTTGGCCGCTTACATCTGGACGAACGACCTCAAGCGGGCCCACAACTTCTCGCAGAAGGTCGAGGCCGGCATGGTCTGGCTCAACTCGAACAATGTCCGTGATCTGCGCACTCCATTCGGTGGCGTGAAGGCTTCTGGTCTGGGACATGAGGGCGGCTACCGCTCGATTGATTTCTACACGGACCAGCAGGCAGTCCACATCACCCTGGGCAAGGTCCATAACCCGACGTTCGGCAAAGCCGACGCCGATTCCTCACACTAA
- the hpaD gene encoding 3,4-dihydroxyphenylacetate 2,3-dioxygenase, which yields MLDRTPTSSGFYVTEEAPIHTDNPVKTPSVPAPDILRCAYMELVVTDLAKSRKFYVEVLGLTVTEEDENTVYLRSLEEFIHHNLVLRKGDIAAVAAFSYRVRTPEDLDKAIAFYEELGCRVERKADGFTKGIGDSVRVQDPLGFPYEFFYDVDHVERLAWRYDLYTPGALVRLDHFNQVTPDVPRATKFMQDLGFRVTEDIQDENGTVYAAWMRRKPTVHDTAMTGGDGPRMHHVAFATHEKHNILAICDKLGALRMSDHIERGPGRHGVSNAFYLYLRDPDGHRVEIYTQDYYTGDPDNPVVTWDVHDNQRRDWWGTPVVPSWYTEASVVLDLDGNPVPVVKREDASEMAVTIGADGFSYTRATDEEEMPDWKKGEYKLGNQL from the coding sequence ATGCTTGATAGAACCCCCACCTCATCCGGCTTCTACGTCACGGAAGAAGCTCCCATCCACACCGACAATCCGGTGAAGACCCCTTCTGTGCCAGCGCCAGACATCCTGCGCTGCGCCTACATGGAGCTTGTCGTCACGGACCTCGCGAAGTCTCGCAAGTTCTACGTGGAGGTCTTGGGCCTCACGGTGACTGAAGAAGACGAAAACACTGTCTACCTTCGTTCGCTCGAGGAATTCATCCACCACAACCTCGTGCTTCGCAAGGGTGACATTGCCGCGGTGGCAGCGTTCTCCTACCGCGTTCGCACTCCAGAGGATTTGGACAAGGCTATTGCTTTCTATGAGGAGCTCGGCTGCCGCGTGGAACGCAAGGCTGATGGCTTCACCAAGGGCATTGGTGATTCGGTTCGCGTGCAAGATCCGTTGGGCTTCCCTTACGAATTCTTCTACGACGTCGACCACGTGGAGCGTTTGGCTTGGCGCTACGACCTCTACACCCCAGGCGCCTTGGTGCGTTTGGACCACTTCAATCAGGTCACGCCGGATGTCCCACGCGCCACGAAGTTCATGCAGGACTTGGGCTTCCGTGTCACGGAAGACATCCAGGACGAAAACGGCACCGTCTACGCGGCATGGATGCGTCGCAAGCCAACCGTGCATGACACGGCCATGACCGGTGGCGACGGCCCGCGCATGCACCACGTCGCATTCGCAACCCACGAAAAGCACAACATTCTGGCCATCTGCGACAAGCTCGGCGCGCTGCGCATGTCTGACCACATCGAGCGCGGTCCAGGTCGTCACGGCGTCTCGAACGCATTCTACTTGTACTTGCGTGATCCCGATGGGCACCGCGTGGAAATCTACACGCAGGACTACTACACCGGTGACCCTGACAATCCCGTGGTGACGTGGGACGTTCATGACAACCAGCGTCGTGATTGGTGGGGCACTCCGGTTGTCCCGTCCTGGTACACCGAAGCCTCGGTGGTGCTTGACCTCGACGGCAACCCAGTCCCAGTCGTAAAGCGCGAAGACGCTTCCGAAATGGCTGTCACCATCGGTGCAGATGGCTTCTCTTACACCCGTGCTACGGACGAAGAGGAAATGCCAGACTGGAAGAAGGGCGAATACAAGCTGGGGAATCAGCTCTAG
- a CDS encoding COX15/CtaA family protein: MSTVSANRSSWTDRLPLEITRVNHRLAIASLVSQIGIIITGGAVRLTKSGLGCANWPNCMPGSMTPTPEMGIHGVIEFGNRLLTFVLIVIAVAMIISVWRMRRTQRTIYLLSLSLLSVIPVQAVIGGITVWTKLNPWVVSLHFLASAVLVGLATLLVNRTGMQLKGEREIIAIPSSGTQRALGWTILIAAAAAVVLGTIVTGTGPHAGDAAAPRHNFSADLVTRIHVVPVYLLVAATALAVFTAYRYNTAKHLKTALLLLVATVLVQAAIGYIQHFNGLPILLVLFHMLGSALLVSAATNVWDRSTGRFPV; this comes from the coding sequence ATGAGTACGGTGTCAGCGAATCGATCCTCGTGGACGGACCGATTGCCGCTCGAAATCACGCGAGTCAATCACCGTCTCGCAATCGCTTCCCTCGTTTCACAGATCGGCATCATCATCACTGGTGGTGCCGTGCGACTCACGAAGTCCGGCCTCGGTTGCGCCAACTGGCCCAACTGCATGCCCGGATCCATGACGCCTACCCCCGAGATGGGCATTCACGGTGTCATCGAGTTCGGCAACCGACTTTTGACCTTCGTGTTGATCGTCATTGCCGTTGCGATGATCATCTCTGTGTGGCGCATGCGCCGCACACAACGCACCATCTACTTGTTGTCGCTCTCACTTCTTTCCGTCATCCCGGTGCAGGCTGTGATCGGCGGCATCACCGTATGGACCAAGCTCAACCCGTGGGTCGTGTCTTTGCACTTCCTGGCGTCTGCCGTACTCGTCGGCCTGGCAACGCTCTTGGTCAACCGCACGGGCATGCAGCTCAAGGGTGAGCGCGAAATCATCGCCATACCTTCGTCCGGAACTCAGCGTGCTCTCGGCTGGACGATTTTGATTGCCGCGGCAGCCGCCGTCGTACTGGGAACCATCGTCACCGGAACCGGACCGCATGCTGGCGACGCCGCCGCCCCGCGCCATAATTTCAGCGCGGATCTCGTGACGCGCATTCATGTGGTGCCCGTGTATCTCCTCGTCGCCGCGACGGCTCTGGCTGTCTTCACAGCCTACCGCTACAACACTGCTAAGCACCTCAAAACTGCACTTTTGCTGTTGGTTGCGACCGTCCTCGTGCAGGCCGCGATTGGTTACATTCAGCACTTCAACGGACTTCCGATTCTCCTAGTGCTCTTCCATATGCTCGGCTCCGCGCTCCTGGTCAGCGCCGCGACCAACGTGTGGGATCGCTCTACGGGACGCTTCCCCGTCTAG
- the hpaH gene encoding 2-oxo-hept-4-ene-1,7-dioate hydratase: MDQNQIIAIADELAEAERNRSMVPRLTARYPEMTIEDSYAVQNEWRRRGEAAGRRLVGRKIGLTSKVMQEATGITEPDYGAIFDDMVYENGSVIEHGQYTGVRIEVELAFVLNEELAGPNVNLYDVLRATEYVVPALEILSSRIEMQGRTIVDTISDNAAMGAMVVGGRPVKVDEVDLRWVSALLYRNETIEESGVAAAVLNHPASGVVWLANKLAQHGDSLKAGEIVLAGSFTRPMWVYPGDTVHADYRELGSVTCRFV; encoded by the coding sequence ATGGATCAGAATCAGATCATTGCAATCGCCGACGAGCTCGCGGAAGCCGAGCGCAATCGGAGCATGGTTCCGCGCTTGACCGCTCGGTATCCAGAGATGACCATCGAAGATTCCTATGCCGTCCAGAACGAGTGGCGACGTCGCGGTGAAGCCGCGGGTCGCCGCCTCGTGGGACGCAAGATCGGCTTGACCTCCAAGGTCATGCAAGAAGCAACGGGAATCACGGAGCCAGACTACGGCGCCATCTTCGATGACATGGTGTACGAGAACGGTTCCGTCATTGAACACGGCCAGTACACCGGCGTGCGCATTGAAGTGGAGCTAGCCTTCGTTCTCAATGAGGAGCTGGCCGGGCCGAACGTCAATCTGTACGACGTCCTGCGAGCCACCGAATACGTGGTTCCGGCTCTGGAAATCTTGAGCTCTCGCATCGAGATGCAGGGCCGCACCATCGTGGACACCATCAGCGACAACGCTGCCATGGGAGCCATGGTGGTGGGCGGTCGGCCGGTGAAGGTTGACGAAGTCGATCTTCGGTGGGTCTCGGCTTTGTTGTATCGCAATGAAACGATCGAGGAATCGGGCGTGGCAGCAGCCGTGCTCAACCACCCGGCTTCCGGTGTGGTGTGGCTGGCCAACAAACTTGCACAGCACGGCGATTCGCTAAAAGCCGGAGAAATCGTGCTTGCAGGTTCGTTCACCCGCCCCATGTGGGTTTATCCAGGCGACACCGTTCACGCCGATTACCGAGAGTTGGGCAGTGTGACATGTCGTTTCGTGTAG
- a CDS encoding GntR family transcriptional regulator → MDSKSSVQDLVNPRLSKAQLAYQWIKERISTHEFMPGHRLVLSTIADSLDISVVPVREAIRQLEAEGLVTFEKNIGAHVSMLDASAYEHSMETLGILEGAATALAAPFVTAEDIALARELNKQLETLLDDFDAHAFTEINHKLHQVLFDRCPNNRLCDLVASEWDRLGNLRESTFSFVPGRARNSVAEHYLILDAITAGSPAAVIENLAREHRAATLRSYLASRQNTKSNSAEI, encoded by the coding sequence ATGGACTCGAAATCCTCGGTGCAGGACTTGGTGAATCCACGGTTGAGCAAGGCTCAGCTTGCTTACCAGTGGATCAAAGAGCGCATCTCCACTCACGAATTCATGCCGGGTCACCGTTTGGTGCTCAGCACGATCGCCGATTCGCTCGATATCAGCGTGGTTCCAGTGCGCGAAGCAATTCGCCAGCTGGAGGCCGAAGGTCTGGTCACTTTCGAGAAGAACATTGGCGCCCACGTCTCGATGCTGGATGCTTCCGCTTACGAGCACAGCATGGAGACGCTCGGAATTCTGGAAGGAGCGGCTACGGCCTTGGCGGCCCCGTTCGTGACCGCAGAAGACATCGCCCTAGCGCGAGAGCTGAACAAGCAGCTGGAAACGCTCTTGGATGATTTCGACGCCCATGCGTTTACCGAGATCAACCACAAACTCCACCAAGTGTTGTTCGACCGTTGCCCCAACAACCGCTTATGCGATCTCGTCGCTTCCGAGTGGGACCGTCTGGGAAATCTTCGAGAGTCGACGTTCTCGTTCGTTCCTGGCCGAGCCCGAAACTCTGTCGCTGAGCACTACCTCATTCTTGATGCCATCACCGCCGGATCCCCGGCAGCGGTCATAGAAAACTTGGCTCGAGAGCACCGCGCGGCAACCCTGCGCAGTTACCTCGCAAGCCGCCAAAACACTAAGTCCAATTCCGCAGAAATCTAG